In the genome of Tsukamurella paurometabola DSM 20162, the window GCCCACCACGTTAATCGTCATCTCGGTTCCTCCGCCGGGTCGCTTCGAGCAGGGTCATCACCACGAGCGTGACGAGCGCGAGGCCCATCAGCAGCGTCGCCGCCGCGTACGCACCGAAGGTGTTGTAGTCGTCGTGGTTGCGGGAGCTCACCAACAGGGTGAGGGTCTGGGAGATGCCCGGGAAATTCGACGAGACCATGAGCACCGCACCGTATTCACCGAGTGCGCGCGCCACCGTCAGGACGACGCCGTAGGTCAGGCCCCAGCGAATCGCGGGCAGCGTGATCCGCCAGAAGGTCTGCCAGCCGTTGGCTCCCAGGGTCGCGGCGGCTTGCTCCTGTTCGGTGCCGATCTCGTGCAACACCGGCTCCACCTCGCGCACCACGAAGGGAAGTGTCACGAACACGGTGGCCAGCACCATGCCGGGAAGACCGAAGATCACCCGGAAGCCGAGCGACTCGATGCCGCCGAACCAGCCACCGACGCCCCACAGCATGATCAGGGCGACGCCGACCACGACGGGCGAGACGGCGAAGGGCAGGTCGACCGCTGCCTGAAGCGCTGCCTTCCCACGAAACGTGCCGCGG includes:
- the cysW gene encoding sulfate ABC transporter permease subunit CysW, which produces MRLSTKSVLGLRTIALVYLFLLLVLPIAIILYRSFERGLGEFWSWITTPAAISALQLSLLIVAIVVPLNVIFGVFTALALARGTFRGKAALQAAVDLPFAVSPVVVGVALIMLWGVGGWFGGIESLGFRVIFGLPGMVLATVFVTLPFVVREVEPVLHEIGTEQEQAAATLGANGWQTFWRITLPAIRWGLTYGVVLTVARALGEYGAVLMVSSNFPGISQTLTLLVSSRNHDDYNTFGAYAAATLLMGLALVTLVVMTLLEATRRRNRDDD